One window from the genome of Malacoplasma penetrans HF-2 encodes:
- a CDS encoding 3'-5' exonuclease — protein MFDFPKDKEIVFVDIEANDKPKRILQFGAIKIKKNGDIDKKNWFCNPKCKITPHIYKIVSRNIKKIDKGMSHIRITEKIHKYLNNSVLISYGAFDYNFLNNMCKRIIKKKLNVTYIDLQEEWRKISMTKEVWALNKLANFLNVEVNEKELHDAYYDAFVLYQIFCEWQKRTEENIVKDIYKLNTKGLKRINTNQNKANKAALTINNIDSNKQGYCFIKPNFELSDYFETKKQILSGLDVLEVSNTEIKRNWSFKYDVKNKNFDYDNYQDELISCLKKYIISTRDKTIIISEADFHKLVRINNLCAEFINVFPLNSIMFTNGYMNLYSKINVDNEKFMDNLDLIKKWKVFLYIHNELE, from the coding sequence ATGTTTGATTTTCCTAAAGATAAAGAAATAGTTTTTGTAGATATAGAAGCAAATGATAAGCCAAAAAGAATTTTGCAATTTGGTGCTATAAAAATTAAAAAAAATGGTGACATTGATAAAAAAAATTGATTTTGCAATCCTAAGTGTAAAATCACTCCACACATATATAAGATTGTTTCTAGAAACATAAAAAAAATTGATAAAGGAATGTCTCACATTAGAATCACTGAAAAGATTCATAAGTATTTAAACAATTCAGTCTTAATTTCATATGGTGCTTTTGATTACAACTTTTTAAACAATATGTGTAAAAGGATTATCAAAAAGAAACTTAATGTTACATATATTGACCTTCAAGAAGAGTGAAGAAAAATCTCAATGACTAAAGAAGTTTGAGCCCTAAATAAATTAGCTAATTTTTTAAATGTTGAAGTTAATGAAAAAGAATTACATGATGCATACTATGATGCTTTTGTTTTATATCAAATATTTTGTGAGTGACAAAAAAGAACAGAAGAGAACATTGTTAAAGATATATATAAACTAAACACAAAAGGTCTTAAAAGAATTAATACTAACCAAAACAAAGCTAATAAAGCTGCATTAACAATAAACAATATTGATAGTAATAAACAAGGATATTGTTTCATAAAACCTAACTTTGAGTTATCAGATTATTTTGAAACAAAAAAGCAAATATTATCTGGACTTGATGTATTAGAGGTTTCAAATACTGAGATTAAAAGAAATTGAAGTTTTAAGTATGATGTTAAAAATAAAAATTTTGATTATGACAATTACCAAGATGAGTTAATTTCTTGCTTAAAAAAATATATTATTTCAACAAGAGATAAAACAATCATTATTAGTGAAGCAGATTTTCATAAACTAGTAAGAATAAATAACTTATGTGCTGAATTTATTAATGTCTTCCCATTAAACTCCATTATGTTTACAAATGGATATATGAATCTATATTCTAAAATTAATGTAGATAATGAAAAATTTATGGATAACTTAGACTTAATAAAAAAATGAAAGGTGTTTTTATACATCCACAATGAGCTTGAGTAA
- a CDS encoding phosphatidate cytidylyltransferase — MKMLLKNKEKSLVISDVETKPLINKLDSNKKKNLKNRTVISVFIFLYYLIILAFAFLSDKSDYPEFAWIPSLSEKITGIFAILLFFMVLIPFELAVFESLKLIFHKHEKIPIIIIMILCSIVYIIPLLVYLIAQYFTTFLMPSNQEGETVSIQKSYYLIVLSSVGSLIVLIVALNIILKIYKKDSFKNVITINVLLLVIVFGFIGFVFVALSKGWTVLLFIMISVMCTDVMCYLWGMFFGKHKMAKVISPNKTWEGAILGTITTVALLLVYCGLWQLDTKTYTVPILNWSFTRGSYVLETIISFATVNDYSSWLILCFLSVLLVIFSILGDLLFSYVKRKFDIKDFSNLLKSHGGILDRVDSLLMTSLVYFFYSLIATSTFLFSELI, encoded by the coding sequence ATGAAGATGTTATTAAAAAATAAAGAAAAATCATTGGTTATTTCAGATGTTGAAACCAAACCTTTAATTAATAAATTAGATAGTAATAAAAAGAAAAATCTTAAAAATAGAACTGTTATTTCTGTATTTATCTTTTTATATTATTTAATTATTTTAGCTTTTGCTTTTTTATCTGATAAATCTGATTATCCTGAATTTGCTTGAATACCTTCATTAAGTGAAAAGATTACTGGTATTTTTGCTATCTTATTATTTTTTATGGTTTTAATTCCTTTTGAACTAGCAGTATTTGAATCATTAAAATTGATTTTTCATAAACATGAAAAAATACCAATAATCATCATAATGATCTTATGTTCAATAGTTTATATAATTCCATTACTTGTTTATTTAATAGCTCAGTACTTTACAACTTTTCTAATGCCTAGTAATCAAGAAGGAGAAACTGTTAGTATTCAAAAATCTTATTACCTAATAGTTTTAAGTTCTGTAGGTTCACTAATTGTATTAATAGTTGCTTTAAATATCATTTTAAAAATATATAAAAAAGATAGTTTTAAAAATGTAATTACAATTAATGTTTTATTACTAGTAATTGTTTTTGGTTTCATTGGTTTTGTATTTGTTGCTTTATCAAAAGGATGAACAGTGCTATTGTTCATAATGATAAGTGTAATGTGTACAGATGTAATGTGTTACCTTTGAGGAATGTTTTTTGGAAAACATAAAATGGCTAAAGTTATTAGCCCAAATAAAACTTGAGAAGGAGCAATATTAGGAACAATAACTACTGTTGCTTTACTTCTTGTTTATTGTGGTTTATGACAATTAGATACCAAAACTTATACTGTACCTATTTTGAATTGATCTTTCACAAGAGGAAGTTATGTATTAGAAACTATCATTAGTTTTGCTACTGTTAATGACTATAGTTCATGATTAATACTTTGTTTTTTATCAGTGCTATTAGTTATCTTTTCAATATTAGGTGATTTGCTATTTAGTTATGTAAAAAGAAAGTTTGATATCAAAGACTTTAGTAACTTATTAAAAAGTCATGGTGGAATTTTAGATAGAGTAGATTCATTGCTAATGACTTCACTAGTTTACTTTTTCTATTCACTAATTGCTACTTCAACTTTTTTATTTTCAGAACTTATATAA